From a single Bacillus pseudomycoides DSM 12442 genomic region:
- the ypeB gene encoding germination protein YpeB, which produces MLRGIVIVLLTIGVVGTGYWGYKEHQEKNAVLIRAENSYQRAFHDLAYEVDLLHDKIGTTLAMNSRTSLSPALADVWRLTSEARSDVGQLPLTLMPFNKTEEFLANIGDFSYRTAIRDLEKEPLNDQEYKALQTLYSNAGNIQDELRKVQHLVLKNNLRWMDVELALASNKDPADNTIIDGLKTVEKNVTSYSSNNFGPTFTSMQKAKKGGFEAKGKAISKEEAAKIAKSFLNLKGNEKVEVEKSGKGAKESFYSVKIQDPETKNEFYMDITEKGGYPIWVMNNREIKEQKISLNDAGSKGLTFLKDHKFTNMELFDSSQYDNIGVFTYVVNENNVRIYPEAIQIKIALDDGSIVGFSAKEYLASHQKRTIPTAKLTAADARKKINPDVKVMEERKAVVVNDVHKEVLCYEFVGTLGKDTYQIFINANDGTEEKVKKMQAVEKIYD; this is translated from the coding sequence ATGTTAAGAGGTATCGTAATTGTATTGTTAACAATCGGCGTAGTTGGAACAGGGTATTGGGGTTATAAAGAACACCAAGAAAAAAATGCGGTGTTAATTCGAGCAGAAAACAGCTATCAGCGTGCGTTTCATGATTTAGCGTATGAGGTTGATTTATTACACGATAAAATCGGAACAACACTGGCAATGAATTCACGTACATCTTTATCACCGGCATTAGCGGATGTGTGGCGTTTAACATCGGAAGCTCGTTCTGATGTAGGACAACTACCTTTAACATTAATGCCGTTTAATAAAACCGAGGAATTTTTAGCGAATATTGGTGATTTTAGTTATCGCACTGCCATTCGTGATTTAGAGAAAGAACCTTTAAACGATCAAGAATATAAAGCGCTTCAAACTCTATATTCAAATGCTGGCAACATTCAAGATGAGCTTCGAAAAGTACAGCATCTCGTTTTGAAAAATAATTTACGTTGGATGGATGTAGAACTTGCGCTTGCGTCAAATAAAGATCCAGCGGATAACACGATTATTGACGGGCTTAAGACGGTTGAGAAAAATGTAACATCTTATTCTTCAAATAATTTCGGTCCAACTTTCACAAGCATGCAAAAGGCGAAAAAAGGCGGCTTTGAAGCAAAAGGTAAAGCGATTTCAAAAGAGGAAGCGGCAAAAATAGCAAAATCATTTTTAAATTTAAAAGGCAATGAAAAAGTAGAAGTTGAGAAAAGCGGAAAAGGTGCTAAAGAATCATTTTATAGTGTGAAAATTCAAGATCCTGAAACAAAGAATGAATTTTATATGGATATTACCGAAAAAGGTGGATATCCAATATGGGTAATGAATAACCGTGAAATTAAGGAACAAAAAATTAGCTTAAATGACGCAGGAAGTAAAGGATTAACTTTCTTAAAGGACCATAAGTTTACCAATATGGAGCTCTTTGATAGTTCACAGTACGATAATATTGGTGTGTTTACGTACGTTGTGAATGAGAATAATGTGCGTATTTATCCAGAAGCAATTCAAATAAAAATTGCTTTAGATGATGGATCAATTGTTGGTTTTTCAGCAAAAGAATATTTAGCATCACATCAAAAACGCACCATTCCAACTGCAAAATTAACGGCTGCTGATGCAAGAAAGAAAATCAATCCAGATGTAAAAGTAATGGAAGAACGCAAGGCGGTTGTTGTAAATGATGTGCATAAAGAAGTATTGTGCTATGAATTTGTCGGGACATTAGGAAAAGATACGTACCAAATTTTTATTAATGCAAATGACGGAACTGAAGAAAAAGTGAAAAAGATGCAGGCTGTCGAAAAGATTTATGATTAA
- a CDS encoding YhcN/YlaJ family sporulation lipoprotein, producing MKILIYMLMICFAITGCSVGKKENAHEKPEQKNVSMRNVSYTKDKTKPNEQVADHLASLASSIPGVKDATAVVIGKYAVVGIDVKAKLDRTRVESIKYSVAESLKHDPNGANAVVVADVDTYERLKRMGNQIKHGKAGEGILDELAAIVGRVMPQVPNDMIENKETNPIKENDKQLPKDEENELRKEQEDQSNNHLKR from the coding sequence ATGAAAATCCTTATATATATGCTTATGATTTGTTTTGCTATCACAGGGTGTAGTGTAGGAAAAAAAGAGAATGCTCATGAAAAACCAGAACAAAAAAATGTATCTATGCGAAATGTTAGCTATACAAAAGATAAAACAAAACCGAATGAACAAGTGGCAGATCATTTAGCTTCTTTAGCTTCTAGTATACCAGGTGTAAAAGATGCGACCGCAGTCGTTATTGGAAAATATGCTGTTGTTGGCATTGATGTAAAGGCAAAACTGGATCGAACTCGTGTAGAATCAATCAAGTATTCTGTCGCTGAAAGCTTAAAACATGATCCAAATGGTGCAAATGCAGTTGTTGTAGCGGATGTTGATACGTATGAACGATTAAAGCGAATGGGGAATCAAATTAAGCACGGAAAAGCTGGCGAAGGAATTCTTGATGAACTTGCTGCAATTGTTGGACGTGTTATGCCACAAGTACCAAATGATATGATTGAAAATAAAGAAACGAATCCGATTAAAGAAAACGACAAACAGTTACCAAAAGATGAAGAGAATGAATTAAGAAAAGAACAAGAAGATCAATCAAATAATCATCTTAAAAGATAA
- a CDS encoding DUF3889 domain-containing protein: MKRIFACFVLGIVFVTAYCNTYTHSSVVHAQPPYAKWGKLAVEKTKENYPKAQIIDYLHIGRKPKTVNITTEKFKLWLREDGKEYGVFVDVEFDTRTEKFLKITFQKSSR, encoded by the coding sequence ATGAAGCGTATTTTTGCATGTTTTGTATTAGGAATTGTATTTGTTACAGCATATTGCAATACATATACTCATTCATCAGTTGTTCACGCACAACCACCATATGCAAAATGGGGTAAACTTGCGGTAGAAAAAACGAAAGAAAACTATCCAAAAGCGCAAATTATTGATTACCTTCATATTGGAAGAAAACCGAAGACAGTGAATATAACAACAGAAAAATTCAAATTATGGCTGCGTGAAGATGGAAAGGAATATGGTGTTTTTGTTGATGTAGAGTTTGATACAAGAACGGAGAAGTTTTTGAAGATTACATTTCAAAAGAGCAGTAGATAA
- the sleB gene encoding spore cortex-lytic enzyme, with protein MRHTVIFKILILFVLIGISVIVSSGQTRNAQAFSNQVIQRGASGEDVIELQSRLKYNGFYTGKVDGVFGWGTYWALRNFQQKFGLPVDGLAGAKTKQMLVKATKYEKSTANKGNTGGQSNKPAQNKGTNVPNGYSQNDIQLMANAVYGESRGEPYLGQVAVAAVILNRVTSASFPNTVSGVIFEPRAFTAVADGQIYLTPNETAKKAVLDAINGWDPTGNALYYFNPDTATSKWIWSRPQIKKIGKHIFCK; from the coding sequence GTGCGTCATACAGTTATTTTTAAAATACTGATTTTGTTTGTATTAATCGGTATATCTGTAATTGTAAGTAGCGGGCAGACAAGAAATGCCCAAGCCTTTTCTAATCAGGTGATTCAAAGAGGTGCCTCTGGAGAAGATGTCATTGAACTACAGTCTCGATTGAAATATAACGGATTTTATACGGGAAAAGTAGATGGTGTATTTGGTTGGGGTACATATTGGGCACTAAGGAATTTTCAACAAAAGTTCGGTTTACCTGTAGATGGCTTAGCGGGGGCTAAGACGAAGCAGATGCTTGTAAAAGCGACAAAGTATGAGAAATCAACTGCTAATAAAGGGAACACGGGTGGACAAAGTAATAAGCCAGCCCAAAATAAAGGTACAAATGTGCCAAATGGTTATTCACAAAATGATATTCAATTAATGGCGAACGCAGTTTATGGTGAATCCCGTGGTGAACCATATTTAGGGCAAGTTGCAGTTGCGGCAGTTATTTTGAATCGTGTGACAAGTGCATCATTCCCGAATACAGTATCTGGAGTGATTTTTGAACCACGTGCATTTACAGCAGTTGCTGATGGACAAATTTATTTAACGCCAAATGAAACGGCGAAAAAAGCTGTATTAGATGCTATTAATGGTTGGGATCCTACTGGAAATGCACTGTATTATTTCAATCCAGATACTGCAACGAGTAAATGGATTTGGAGTCGACCACAAATTAAAAAAATCGGCAAACATATTTTCTGTAAATAG